From a region of the Pectobacterium carotovorum genome:
- a CDS encoding phage baseplate assembly protein V: MNTQATLTEIQRLLRNMIRVGVVTHVNTADALCRVQTGDMTTGWLNWLTRRAGRSRDWWAPSIGEQVLILSIGGELDTAFVLPGIYSDDQPAPSASADALHISFPDGAMIEYEPATSALTVSGIKTATLTASESVTTTAPQVTVNASTRITLDSPEVVCTNKLITGTLEVQKGGEMRGTIQHSGGAFTSNGVQVDKHNHGNVQNGGGWTDGTR; the protein is encoded by the coding sequence ATGAACACACAAGCCACCCTTACCGAAATCCAGCGCCTCTTGCGCAATATGATCCGTGTCGGCGTCGTGACCCACGTCAACACAGCGGACGCCCTGTGCCGGGTGCAAACCGGAGACATGACCACAGGCTGGTTGAACTGGTTAACCCGCCGTGCCGGACGTTCACGCGACTGGTGGGCACCGTCCATTGGTGAACAGGTGTTGATCCTGTCCATCGGCGGCGAACTGGACACCGCCTTTGTGCTGCCCGGCATCTATTCCGATGACCAGCCCGCGCCGTCGGCGTCTGCCGATGCGTTACATATCAGCTTTCCCGACGGTGCGATGATCGAGTACGAACCCGCAACATCAGCGCTGACCGTCAGCGGGATTAAAACCGCCACACTCACCGCGTCAGAGTCTGTTACCACTACCGCGCCACAGGTCACCGTGAACGCCTCCACGCGCATCACGTTAGACTCACCGGAGGTGGTCTGCACCAACAAGCTGATTACCGGAACGCTGGAAGTACAAAAAGGCGGGGAAATGCGCGGCACTATCCAGCACAGCGGCGGCGCGTTTACTTCAAACGGCGTGCAAGTGGATAAACACAATCACGGCAACGTACAAAACGGCGGCGGCTGGACGGACGGGACACGATGA
- a CDS encoding HigA family addiction module antitoxin yields the protein MAQAQRKPTSVGDVLLYEYLEPTGLKINDLAEMLNVHRNTISALVNNNRKLTVDMAFRLAKAFDTSVDFWLNLQNSVDVWEVENDARTQEEISRITTLEDFLAQRDENVKDVA from the coding sequence ATGGCACAGGCACAACGCAAGCCGACATCCGTAGGCGATGTCCTGTTATATGAATATCTAGAACCTACAGGTTTGAAGATTAATGACTTGGCGGAAATGCTGAATGTCCACCGCAACACGATCAGTGCACTGGTCAACAATAACCGTAAGTTAACGGTTGATATGGCATTCCGGTTGGCGAAAGCATTTGATACGTCAGTTGATTTCTGGTTGAACCTGCAAAATAGCGTTGACGTGTGGGAAGTGGAAAACGACGCGCGCACTCAGGAAGAAATTAGCCGTATCACTACGCTGGAAGATTTTCTGGCGCAGCGTGATGAAAATGTGAAAGACGTAGCGTGA
- a CDS encoding type II toxin-antitoxin system RelE/ParE family toxin yields MQKMRSIHSFRDQWLEDFFMYGKSHKKIPADVVTSLSRKLDIINAAVSAKDLKSPPGNRYENLNPPLGEYSSIRVNIQYRLIFKWVDGKAEDIYLDDHGYKKHK; encoded by the coding sequence ATGCAAAAAATGCGCAGCATTCATAGCTTTCGGGATCAGTGGCTGGAAGATTTTTTTATGTATGGCAAGTCGCATAAAAAGATACCTGCCGATGTGGTTACATCCTTGTCCCGCAAGCTGGATATCATCAACGCGGCGGTTTCAGCAAAAGACCTAAAATCGCCGCCGGGGAACCGATACGAGAACCTTAATCCGCCATTGGGGGAATATTCATCCATCAGAGTAAATATCCAATATCGCCTGATTTTTAAATGGGTTGATGGTAAAGCAGAGGATATCTACCTTGACGACCATGGTTATAAAAAGCACAAATAA
- a CDS encoding phage major tail tube protein, translated as MALPRNLKFMNLFNDGMSYMGIASAVTLPKLTRKLENYRGGGMNGTAPIDFGLDDDALSMEWTLGGFADETLWSQYAAPGADKVLLRFTGSYQRDDTGEISAVEVVMRGRHKEIDGGESKQGEATETKISTQCTYYKLTIDGKEMIEIDTINMIERVVGVDRLEQHRRAIGLA; from the coding sequence ATGGCACTGCCTCGCAATCTGAAATTTATGAACCTGTTTAACGACGGCATGAGCTATATGGGGATCGCCTCCGCCGTCACGCTGCCGAAACTCACCCGCAAGCTGGAGAACTATCGCGGCGGCGGCATGAACGGCACCGCGCCCATTGATTTTGGGCTGGATGATGACGCGCTGTCGATGGAATGGACGCTAGGCGGTTTTGCTGATGAAACGCTGTGGAGCCAGTACGCCGCGCCGGGCGCTGACAAGGTGTTGCTGCGCTTTACCGGGTCATACCAGCGCGATGACACCGGGGAAATTTCGGCGGTTGAAGTGGTGATGCGTGGCCGTCATAAAGAAATTGACGGCGGCGAGAGTAAGCAAGGGGAAGCCACTGAAACCAAGATTTCCACCCAATGCACCTATTACAAGCTGACCATCGACGGCAAAGAGATGATCGAGATTGACACCATCAACATGATTGAGCGTGTTGTCGGTGTTGACCGTCTGGAGCAGCACCGCCGGGCGATTGGTCTGGCGTAA
- a CDS encoding phage tail protein — MLKPNSLRSALNDAVPVLKNNPDMLHVFIDSGAVVSTLAASLSFENQYTLNLVITDFTDDIDWLLVPIQAWIRENQPDIAHDRKGFTYLADINDNGSCDISISLKLTERVIVKEVDKALHVTHAPEPPLPVPVTRPDSMYINGELVSQWNE, encoded by the coding sequence ATGCTGAAACCCAACAGCCTGCGCAGCGCCTTAAATGATGCGGTGCCGGTACTGAAAAATAACCCGGATATGCTGCATGTCTTTATCGACAGCGGCGCGGTGGTGTCTACGCTGGCCGCGTCGCTGTCGTTTGAAAATCAGTACACACTGAATCTGGTCATCACGGATTTTACCGACGATATCGACTGGCTACTGGTGCCGATTCAGGCGTGGATACGTGAAAATCAGCCGGATATAGCCCATGATCGTAAAGGGTTTACCTATCTTGCGGATATTAACGATAACGGTAGCTGTGATATCAGTATCAGCCTGAAACTCACTGAGCGTGTGATCGTCAAAGAGGTAGACAAGGCATTGCACGTTACCCACGCGCCAGAGCCGCCGTTACCTGTTCCCGTCACGCGTCCGGACTCCATGTATATCAACGGCGAATTAGTGAGTCAGTGGAATGAATGA
- a CDS encoding phage tail assembly protein, with the protein MNKNDNVVTLETPIKRGETIIDTITLIKPTTGTLRGVSLAALAGSDVDALIKVLPRMTIPALTETDITRMELPDMIAIAGKVVGFLTPKSQQGTSPEA; encoded by the coding sequence ATGAACAAAAACGACAACGTGGTCACACTGGAAACCCCTATCAAGCGCGGCGAAACCATCATCGACACTATCACCCTGATTAAACCGACTACCGGAACGCTGCGCGGCGTCAGCCTGGCGGCGCTGGCCGGGTCGGACGTCGACGCACTGATTAAAGTGCTGCCACGCATGACCATTCCGGCACTCACCGAAACCGACATCACCCGCATGGAATTGCCGGATATGATTGCCATCGCGGGCAAGGTGGTCGGTTTTTTGACGCCGAAATCGCAACAGGGAACCTCCCCCGAAGCCTGA
- a CDS encoding GpE family phage tail protein: MADIAVIFHWPPSELYPMTLTELILWRDKALKRSGHTNE; encoded by the coding sequence ATGGCGGATATCGCGGTAATTTTTCACTGGCCGCCATCGGAGCTGTACCCAATGACCCTCACCGAGTTGATCCTGTGGCGCGACAAGGCGCTGAAACGCAGCGGACATACCAATGAGTAA
- a CDS encoding GPW/gp25 family protein, translating into MTARYLGMSRDSGQTLGDLEHIRQSVRDILITPVGSRVMRRDYGSLLSALIDQPQNPAVKLQVMAACYMALQRWEPRITLTAINLTSTFDGKLAVDITGVLADSNAVSLSVPVS; encoded by the coding sequence ATGACAGCACGTTACCTCGGCATGAGCCGTGACAGCGGCCAGACGCTCGGCGACCTTGAGCACATTCGCCAGAGCGTGCGCGACATTCTCATTACGCCCGTCGGGTCGCGGGTGATGCGTCGGGATTACGGGTCGCTGCTGTCGGCGCTGATCGACCAGCCGCAAAATCCCGCTGTGAAATTGCAGGTCATGGCCGCGTGTTACATGGCGCTGCAGCGCTGGGAGCCACGCATCACGCTGACGGCCATCAACCTGACAAGCACCTTTGACGGCAAGCTGGCCGTTGATATTACGGGCGTGCTGGCTGACAGCAACGCCGTTTCCCTTTCTGTTCCTGTGAGCTGA
- a CDS encoding phage virion morphogenesis protein, which translates to MNELKPFDDKLAGLLASLSASGRRKLAGTVAKALRGSQQQHIKQQQAPDGTPYAPRKAQPIKGKKGRVKRQMFQKLRTAKYLKAKGTADAASVEFVGRVQRMARVHHYGLRDRPSRNGDDVQYEARPLLGFSDRELKEVEGLLIEHLSK; encoded by the coding sequence ATGAATGAGCTGAAACCGTTTGACGACAAGCTGGCCGGGCTGCTTGCCAGCCTGTCGGCGTCTGGCCGTCGAAAGCTGGCCGGAACGGTGGCAAAAGCCCTGCGCGGTAGCCAGCAGCAACACATCAAACAGCAGCAGGCACCGGACGGCACGCCCTATGCCCCGCGCAAAGCCCAACCGATTAAAGGCAAAAAAGGCCGGGTTAAACGCCAGATGTTCCAGAAACTGCGTACCGCTAAATACCTGAAAGCCAAAGGCACCGCCGATGCGGCCAGCGTGGAATTTGTCGGACGGGTACAACGCATGGCGCGGGTGCATCATTACGGCCTGCGTGATCGGCCTAGCCGCAACGGCGACGATGTTCAATACGAGGCACGGCCGCTGTTAGGGTTTAGCGATCGGGAGTTAAAAGAAGTCGAGGGATTACTGATAGAGCATCTGAGTAAATGA
- a CDS encoding phage tail protein: MSATYFALLTNIGAARLANATALGNRLNISQMAVGDGGGVLPTPNPAQTALISEKRRAALNMMSIDPKNPSQIIAEQVIPENEGGWWIREIGLFDDDGNLIAVANCPETYKPQLQEGSGRIQTVRMILIVSSTDAVTLKVDPAVVLATRSYVDNAVIEVKAYADNLMKLHLAAADPHPQYAPKASPALTGKPTAPTATQASNDMQLATTAFVKSAISALVNGSPGALDTLQELAAAMGNDPNFSTTVLNAIADVTNKHNAHVTAADPHPQYAPKASPALTGKPTAPTAAQASNDTQLANTAFVKTAIGALINGAPGALDTLQELAAALGNDPNFSTTVLNALADVTNKQNAHASATDPHTQYAPKASPALTGKPTAPTATQASNDTQLATTAFVKAAISALVNGSPGALDTLQELAAALGNDPDFSTTIVNALAGKLAKDQNGADIVNKKQFARNASLPHLGSGWVNFGGSAGAWTTAQFIDFLDEIGAFQHLYFVCAGSWSYAVNRKITDTGCGHIELAGAVVEVFSDRFHCRTIRITTPTTSSDAEAIPGTFVYIDNGADSAPGWRREYNSKTLHAADIAALGVPLRDDKQMCRAWVRFNENGEINDAYNVQSVIKNSTGDFTIRFKTPMKNENYAFTYTVGGRGDSMNMCSGASQLPTVDALRVISVSATGIGKGGDFRLLDFPVNSVAIFGGV; encoded by the coding sequence ATGAGCGCAACCTATTTTGCCCTGTTAACCAACATCGGCGCGGCCAGACTGGCTAACGCTACCGCGCTGGGTAACCGCCTGAACATCAGCCAGATGGCCGTCGGTGACGGCGGCGGTGTCTTGCCGACACCGAACCCGGCACAAACGGCACTGATTAGCGAGAAGCGGCGCGCCGCACTCAACATGATGAGCATTGACCCGAAAAACCCCAGCCAGATTATCGCCGAGCAGGTTATTCCCGAAAATGAGGGCGGTTGGTGGATTCGTGAAATCGGGCTATTTGACGATGACGGCAATCTGATTGCGGTCGCCAACTGCCCGGAAACCTACAAACCGCAGCTACAGGAGGGCAGCGGCCGCATCCAGACCGTGCGCATGATACTGATTGTCAGCAGTACCGACGCGGTGACGCTGAAAGTTGACCCGGCTGTGGTGCTGGCAACGCGGAGCTATGTTGATAACGCCGTGATCGAGGTGAAAGCCTATGCGGATAATCTGATGAAGCTACACCTTGCCGCGGCTGATCCGCACCCGCAGTACGCGCCAAAGGCCAGTCCGGCACTGACGGGTAAACCTACCGCACCCACAGCGACGCAGGCATCGAATGACATGCAGCTGGCGACCACGGCCTTTGTGAAGTCGGCTATTTCGGCGTTGGTGAACGGGTCGCCGGGGGCGCTGGACACCTTGCAAGAGCTGGCGGCGGCGATGGGTAACGATCCGAACTTCTCAACAACGGTACTTAATGCCATTGCTGATGTTACGAATAAGCACAATGCACACGTAACAGCCGCCGATCCGCACCCGCAATACGCACCGAAAGCCAGCCCGGCACTGACAGGCAAACCCACTGCGCCCACGGCAGCGCAGGCATCGAATGACACGCAACTGGCGAACACGGCCTTTGTGAAAACGGCCATCGGCGCACTGATTAACGGTGCCCCCGGCGCACTGGATACGCTGCAAGAGCTGGCGGCGGCGCTGGGTAACGATCCGAACTTCTCTACGACGGTACTCAATGCCCTTGCTGATGTGACGAATAAGCAGAATGCACACGCCTCCGCCACCGACCCGCACACACAATACGCGCCGAAAGCCAGCCCGGCACTGACTGGTAAACCCACCGCCCCTACGGCAACGCAGGCATCGAATGACACGCAGCTGGCGACCACGGCCTTTGTGAAAGCGGCTATTTCGGCGTTGGTGAACGGGTCGCCGGGCGCGCTGGACACCTTGCAGGAGCTGGCGGCCGCGTTGGGTAATGACCCCGATTTTTCAACGACGATAGTAAACGCGCTGGCCGGGAAGCTGGCAAAAGACCAGAACGGCGCAGATATCGTGAATAAAAAACAGTTCGCCAGAAATGCCAGCCTGCCCCATTTGGGGAGCGGGTGGGTTAATTTCGGCGGCAGTGCTGGCGCGTGGACAACCGCGCAATTTATTGATTTTTTAGATGAGATAGGGGCATTTCAGCATCTGTATTTTGTGTGTGCGGGGTCATGGAGCTACGCGGTAAACCGGAAAATTACCGATACAGGCTGCGGTCACATTGAGCTGGCGGGGGCGGTTGTTGAAGTGTTCAGTGACCGCTTTCATTGCAGAACGATCCGCATCACGACCCCGACAACATCAAGCGACGCGGAGGCGATACCCGGAACGTTTGTTTATATCGATAACGGTGCCGATTCCGCGCCCGGCTGGCGTCGTGAATATAATTCGAAAACCCTGCACGCGGCTGATATCGCGGCGTTAGGTGTGCCGCTTCGTGACGATAAACAGATGTGCCGGGCGTGGGTGCGCTTTAATGAAAACGGTGAAATCAATGACGCATACAATGTGCAGTCGGTGATAAAAAACAGCACCGGAGATTTTACGATCCGCTTTAAAACCCCGATGAAAAATGAAAATTACGCGTTCACCTACACCGTGGGCGGACGAGGCGACTCGATGAACATGTGTTCCGGCGCATCCCAACTGCCGACGGTTGATGCATTGCGGGTTATCAGTGTTTCAGCGACAGGGATCGGCAAAGGGGGCGATTTTCGGCTATTGGATTTTCCGGTCAATTCCGTTGCGATTTTTGGCGGAGTCTGA
- a CDS encoding ORF6N domain-containing protein, whose amino-acid sequence MTTQLSVESLPVITHNNIPVVTTELLAQLYGSKPKNISDNYLNNAQRFVCGKHYFKITNSELKEFKNRPDLNGLVGKRARSLILWTERGAARHAKMLETDQAWDVFEKLEDCYFNPQEKAVPPEPKKPVHPCELEFYIPETPLIFNHIQTSQLNALFKSVEYLTMDFWPHMQALFPTLDCKHGSAVNTVNLLMRLLKDKRAECDELSKQN is encoded by the coding sequence ATGACTACCCAACTATCTGTAGAAAGCCTGCCCGTTATTACTCACAACAATATTCCCGTCGTTACTACTGAACTCTTAGCTCAGCTTTACGGTTCAAAACCTAAAAACATTTCTGACAACTACCTCAACAATGCACAGCGCTTTGTTTGTGGTAAGCATTATTTCAAGATAACCAATTCAGAATTAAAAGAATTTAAGAACAGACCCGATTTAAACGGGTTAGTCGGTAAACGCGCCCGTAGCCTCATCCTCTGGACGGAACGCGGTGCAGCCCGCCACGCCAAGATGCTGGAAACCGATCAGGCATGGGATGTGTTCGAAAAGCTGGAGGACTGCTACTTCAACCCGCAGGAAAAAGCCGTTCCACCTGAACCGAAAAAGCCCGTTCACCCTTGTGAGCTGGAATTTTATATTCCTGAGACACCGCTTATCTTCAACCATATTCAAACCTCGCAACTCAATGCGTTATTCAAATCCGTGGAATATCTGACCATGGATTTTTGGCCGCATATGCAAGCGTTATTCCCAACTCTGGATTGCAAACACGGCTCAGCGGTTAATACCGTGAATTTGTTGATGCGGTTGTTAAAGGATAAGCGTGCAGAGTGTGATGAATTGAGTAAGCAGAACTGA
- a CDS encoding baseplate assembly protein yields MAMIDLSQLPAPAVVEELDYEAVYTERKAMLLSLYPEDQRAAVARTLALESDPLVKLLQENAYRELLWRQRVNEAARAVMVTYAQGSDLDQLGANFSVSRLVVTPADDSTLPPTPALMESDSDLRLRIQQSFEGLSVAGSVGAYQYHGRSADGRVADVSVISPSPASVTVSVLSREGDGSASPELVAIVTDALNGEDVRPVADRVTVQSAAIVPYEIDATLYLYRSPEAEPVRAAAEQKLKAYISAQHRLGRDIRRSAIYAALHVEGVQRVELTTPAADIVLTAAQASYCSGYRLGVGGADE; encoded by the coding sequence ATGGCGATGATTGATTTAAGCCAGCTTCCCGCACCTGCCGTGGTGGAAGAACTGGACTACGAGGCAGTTTACACCGAGCGCAAAGCGATGCTGCTGTCGCTCTACCCGGAAGACCAGCGCGCCGCCGTTGCCCGCACGTTGGCGCTGGAATCCGATCCGCTCGTCAAGCTGTTACAGGAAAACGCCTACCGCGAATTGCTATGGCGCCAGCGCGTCAATGAAGCCGCTCGCGCCGTGATGGTGACGTATGCGCAAGGGAGTGACCTCGACCAGCTCGGCGCCAATTTCAGCGTGTCCCGTCTGGTGGTCACCCCGGCTGACGATTCGACCCTGCCGCCCACGCCAGCCCTGATGGAATCCGACAGCGATTTGCGCCTGCGCATTCAGCAGTCTTTCGAGGGCTTAAGCGTTGCCGGGTCTGTCGGGGCTTACCAGTACCACGGACGCAGCGCCGACGGGCGCGTGGCGGATGTGTCGGTTATCAGCCCCAGCCCGGCCAGCGTCACCGTGTCGGTACTGTCACGCGAGGGCGACGGCAGCGCCAGCCCGGAGCTGGTCGCTATTGTTACCGACGCTCTGAACGGCGAAGACGTGCGCCCGGTGGCAGACCGCGTGACGGTGCAGTCTGCCGCCATTGTGCCGTATGAGATTGACGCCACGCTGTATCTGTATCGGAGTCCTGAAGCGGAGCCAGTACGCGCCGCCGCCGAACAGAAGCTGAAAGCCTATATCAGTGCGCAGCACCGATTGGGGCGGGATATTCGTCGCTCGGCGATTTATGCTGCGCTGCACGTTGAAGGCGTGCAACGGGTCGAGCTGACGACACCCGCCGCCGATATCGTGCTGACCGCCGCGCAGGCGTCCTACTGTTCCGGCTATCGGCTGGGTGTAGGCGGTGCAGATGAGTGA
- a CDS encoding phage tail sheath protein, producing the protein MSDFHHGVQVVEVNDGTRVISTVSTAIIGMVCTAADADAATFPLNTPVLITNVLSAVGKAGKKGTLAAALSAIADQSKPVTVVVRVDEGKDEAETISNVIGGSDENGKYTGMKCLLDAMTATGVKPRILGAPGLDSLPVATALASICQSLRAFGYVSAWGCKTLSDAINYRENFSQRELMVIWPDFIAWDTTANASATAYATARALGLRAKIDQETGWHKTLSNVGVNGVTGISASVFWDLQAPGTDADLLNQAGVTTLVRKDGFRFWGNRTCSDDPLFLFENYTRTAQVLADTMAEAHMWAVDKPVTATLIKDIIEGIKAKFRELKSGGYIIDADCWFDETANDKGTLKAGKLYIDYDYTPVPPLENLTLRQRITDKYLVNLAASVNS; encoded by the coding sequence ATGAGTGATTTTCACCACGGCGTGCAGGTCGTCGAAGTCAACGACGGCACGCGCGTTATTTCCACCGTTTCCACCGCCATTATCGGCATGGTATGTACCGCCGCCGACGCCGACGCGGCCACCTTTCCCCTGAATACCCCGGTGCTGATTACCAACGTGCTGTCCGCCGTCGGCAAGGCCGGGAAAAAAGGCACGCTGGCCGCTGCCCTGTCTGCCATCGCCGACCAGTCCAAACCCGTTACCGTTGTGGTGCGTGTGGACGAAGGTAAAGACGAGGCCGAAACCATCAGCAATGTGATCGGCGGCAGTGACGAAAACGGCAAATACACCGGGATGAAATGCCTGTTAGATGCCATGACCGCCACGGGGGTGAAACCGCGCATTCTCGGTGCGCCGGGGCTGGACTCGCTGCCTGTTGCCACGGCGTTAGCCTCCATTTGTCAGTCGCTGCGTGCTTTTGGTTACGTCAGCGCGTGGGGCTGCAAAACCCTGTCGGACGCCATCAACTACCGGGAAAATTTTAGCCAGCGTGAATTGATGGTGATCTGGCCGGATTTTATCGCATGGGATACCACGGCCAACGCCAGCGCCACCGCGTATGCCACCGCCCGCGCCCTCGGTCTGCGCGCCAAAATCGACCAAGAAACCGGATGGCATAAAACCCTGTCTAACGTCGGCGTGAACGGCGTGACGGGCATCAGCGCGTCGGTGTTCTGGGATTTGCAGGCACCCGGCACCGATGCGGATTTACTGAATCAGGCAGGTGTCACCACGCTGGTACGTAAAGACGGCTTCCGCTTCTGGGGTAACCGCACCTGTTCTGACGATCCGCTGTTCCTGTTTGAGAACTACACCCGCACCGCGCAGGTGCTGGCTGACACGATGGCCGAGGCGCACATGTGGGCGGTGGATAAGCCCGTTACCGCGACGCTTATCAAAGACATTATCGAAGGTATCAAAGCCAAGTTTCGCGAACTGAAATCCGGCGGTTACATCATTGATGCGGATTGCTGGTTCGATGAAACCGCGAACGATAAAGGCACCCTCAAAGCGGGGAAATTGTATATCGATTACGACTATACCCCCGTTCCCCCGCTTGAAAACCTCACCCTGCGCCAGCGCATCACCGATAAATATCTGGTGAATCTGGCCGCGTCGGTCAACAGCTAA
- a CDS encoding phage tail protein I, translating to MSDSRLLPVGSSALEVAAATACAEITRVPVPLRLLWNPDTCPAHLLPYLAWAFSVDRWDEVWPESVKRQVIRDAFFIHRHKGTIGALRRVVEPFGYLIRISEWFQNGGEPGTFRLDIGVQDSGITEETFYELERLIADAKPASRHLLGLNINLDTQGAAYVAALSYGGDALTVYPYFPETITVSGLDVTGAALHLIDNVSVTA from the coding sequence ATGAGTGATAGCCGTCTGCTGCCTGTCGGGTCGTCCGCGCTGGAAGTCGCCGCCGCTACTGCCTGCGCCGAGATTACCCGCGTACCGGTTCCCCTGCGCCTGCTGTGGAACCCGGACACCTGCCCGGCACACCTGCTGCCGTATCTGGCGTGGGCGTTTTCCGTTGACCGCTGGGATGAGGTGTGGCCGGAGAGCGTGAAACGGCAGGTGATCCGCGATGCGTTCTTTATCCATCGGCATAAAGGCACCATCGGTGCGTTACGTCGCGTGGTGGAGCCGTTTGGTTATCTGATCCGTATCAGCGAATGGTTTCAGAACGGCGGCGAGCCAGGCACGTTTCGCCTGGACATTGGCGTGCAGGATAGCGGCATTACCGAAGAAACCTTTTACGAGCTGGAGCGGCTGATTGCCGACGCCAAACCCGCGTCCCGTCACCTGTTGGGGCTGAATATCAACCTTGACACGCAGGGCGCGGCCTACGTTGCCGCGCTGTCCTATGGCGGCGACGCGCTGACCGTTTACCCCTATTTTCCTGAAACCATTACCGTGTCCGGTCTGGATGTGACCGGGGCAGCACTTCATTTAATCGACAATGTGAGCGTAACCGCATGA
- the lysC gene encoding Rz1-like lysis system protein LysC (LysC is an Rz1-like component of a phage lytic system, substantially overlapping although not fully embedded in the gene for the Rz-like LysB component.), translating to MKMPNCAAGMALLCLTTLSGCTPAPPLTTPALIYVGCPKVTSCPIPGSSPETNGDLSADNRQLESALVSCALQVETIKHCQEQHDAETQQPAQRLK from the coding sequence ATGAAAATGCCGAACTGCGCCGCTGGTATGGCACTGCTTTGCCTGACGACTTTAAGCGGCTGCACACCCGCCCCGCCTTTGACAACCCCGGCGCTTATTTACGTTGGCTGTCCGAAGGTAACGAGCTGCCCAATACCGGGCAGCAGCCCGGAAACGAACGGTGATTTAAGCGCGGATAACCGCCAACTGGAAAGCGCGCTGGTGAGCTGTGCGCTACAGGTCGAAACCATCAAACACTGTCAGGAACAACACGATGCTGAAACCCAACAGCCTGCGCAGCGCCTTAAATGA